One genomic region from Streptomyces sp. NBC_00457 encodes:
- a CDS encoding LysR family transcriptional regulator, translating to MIDLRRLHVLRAVAHYGTVTAAAQALHFTPSAASQQIRQLARDLGVDLLEPQGRGVRLTPAAESLLAHADAIQARWDRAELDLRADQGEPAGPLRASGFPLAVSVLLAPMAARLRTRHPRLDIRIQEAEVPESFNLLFEGECDLAVVEATLFNPPLSDARFDQQPLLDDPFDLVVPEDHPLAGRGRIDLAEAAHEPWIAPVPDSPCRPHVLSAAGAAGFTPDVVHQAMDWNVMAHLVAHGLGVALIPRLAQLTPHLPITRVQCAADPHRKLLTCTRRGGHERPAVAAALAELRELAPEAVA from the coding sequence ATGATTGACCTGCGCCGACTGCACGTCCTGAGGGCCGTTGCCCACTACGGCACGGTCACCGCGGCCGCCCAGGCCCTGCACTTCACGCCGTCCGCGGCCTCCCAGCAGATCCGGCAGCTGGCCCGCGATCTGGGCGTCGACCTGCTCGAACCGCAGGGTCGCGGGGTACGTCTCACCCCGGCCGCCGAGAGCCTGCTCGCGCACGCCGACGCCATCCAGGCCCGCTGGGACCGGGCCGAGCTGGATCTGCGGGCCGACCAGGGCGAACCCGCGGGGCCTTTGCGCGCGAGCGGATTCCCGCTGGCGGTCTCGGTACTGCTGGCGCCCATGGCGGCGCGGCTGCGCACACGCCATCCGCGTCTGGACATACGGATCCAGGAGGCGGAGGTGCCGGAGAGCTTCAACCTGCTCTTCGAGGGGGAGTGCGATCTGGCGGTCGTCGAGGCCACCTTGTTCAACCCGCCCCTCAGCGACGCACGCTTCGATCAACAGCCGCTCCTTGACGACCCGTTCGACCTCGTCGTACCCGAGGATCACCCCTTGGCGGGGCGGGGCCGGATCGACCTCGCGGAGGCGGCGCACGAGCCCTGGATCGCCCCCGTGCCGGACAGCCCCTGCCGTCCGCATGTGCTGTCGGCGGCCGGGGCGGCCGGGTTCACTCCGGACGTCGTGCACCAGGCGATGGACTGGAACGTGATGGCCCATCTCGTCGCGCACGGGCTCGGGGTCGCGCTGATCCCACGGCTGGCACAGCTGACACCCCACCTGCCCATCACCCGGGTGCAGTGCGCGGCCGACCCGCACCGCAAGCTCCTCACCTGCACGCGCCGCGGCGGCCACGAGCGCCCCGCGGTCGCTGCCGCGCTGGCGGAGCTGCGTGAGCTGGCGCCCGAGGCGGTGGCCTGA
- a CDS encoding TerC family protein, with product MNVSLSVWLLTVVGLCALVAVDFFIGRKPHDVSVKEAGTWTVVWVVLACLFGLGLAVFGGGQPAGEFFAGFITEKSLSVDNLFVFVLIMAKFSVPSQYQQRVLMVGVLMALVLRAGFIAAGAAIISTFSWVFYLFGAFLIWTAWKLIQDARKEEHEEEYQENKLLKMVERRFGVADRYHGTKLWVEQNGKRVMTPMLVVMLAIGSTDVLFALDSIPAIYGLTEDPYIVFTANAFALMGLRQLYFLIGGLLKKLVHLSYGLSIILGFIGVKLVLHALHESGVHVPEISIPFSLGFIVLVLAVTTVTSLRAAKKQERENESERVA from the coding sequence GTGAACGTCTCCCTCTCCGTCTGGCTGCTGACCGTAGTGGGGCTCTGTGCCCTCGTCGCCGTCGACTTTTTCATCGGCCGCAAGCCGCACGACGTGTCGGTCAAGGAGGCGGGGACCTGGACGGTCGTATGGGTGGTGCTGGCCTGTCTGTTCGGGCTCGGCCTGGCCGTCTTCGGCGGCGGGCAGCCCGCCGGTGAGTTCTTCGCCGGGTTCATCACCGAGAAGTCGCTGAGCGTCGACAACCTCTTCGTCTTCGTCCTGATCATGGCGAAGTTCTCAGTGCCCTCGCAGTACCAGCAGCGCGTGCTGATGGTCGGTGTCCTGATGGCCCTCGTCCTGCGTGCGGGCTTCATCGCGGCCGGTGCGGCGATCATCTCCACCTTCTCGTGGGTGTTCTACCTCTTCGGCGCCTTCCTGATCTGGACCGCCTGGAAGCTGATCCAGGACGCCCGCAAGGAGGAGCACGAGGAGGAGTACCAGGAGAACAAGCTGCTCAAGATGGTCGAGCGCCGCTTCGGTGTGGCCGACCGCTACCACGGCACGAAGCTGTGGGTCGAGCAGAACGGCAAGCGGGTCATGACCCCGATGCTGGTCGTGATGCTCGCCATCGGTTCCACCGACGTGCTCTTCGCCCTCGACTCCATCCCCGCCATCTACGGTCTGACCGAGGACCCGTACATCGTCTTCACCGCCAACGCGTTCGCGTTGATGGGTCTGCGGCAGCTGTACTTCCTCATCGGCGGCCTGCTGAAGAAGCTGGTCCACCTCAGCTACGGCCTGTCGATCATCCTCGGCTTCATCGGCGTCAAGCTGGTGCTGCACGCCCTGCACGAGTCCGGGGTCCACGTCCCCGAGATCTCCATCCCCTTCTCGCTCGGCTTCATCGTGCTCGTCCTGGCGGTGACCACGGTGACGAGCCTGCGCGCCGCGAAGAAGCAGGAGCGGGAGAACGAGTCGGAACGCGTGGCTTAG
- a CDS encoding alpha/beta hydrolase has product MTQVPPPFDPELAAALETIKDMISPSLTSEEIEEVRTGPGIQMLAELDLTDGGFFEVEDRVVPGPEGAPDISLLICRPAAEPVAGPRPIVYHVHGGGMVLGTNRVGVDVPLAWARELDAVVVSVEYRLAPEHPHPAPVEDVYAGLVWTADHAEEITGDPERIVVAGASAGGGLSAALALLTRDRKGPQPVGQLLMCPMLDDRNDTPSSYQMAGLGIWDRTSNDTGWTALLGEARGGPDVPAYAAPARAEDLTGLPPAFLDVGSAETFRDEVVAYASRLWQAGGVAELHVWPGGFHGFDGFAPQAALSQAARAAHLQWLRRLLGN; this is encoded by the coding sequence ATGACCCAGGTGCCGCCCCCGTTCGACCCCGAGCTCGCCGCCGCGCTGGAGACGATCAAGGACATGATCTCGCCCAGTCTCACGTCGGAGGAGATCGAGGAGGTGAGGACCGGTCCGGGCATCCAGATGCTGGCCGAGCTGGACCTCACCGACGGCGGGTTCTTCGAGGTCGAGGACCGGGTCGTGCCGGGGCCGGAGGGAGCCCCGGACATCTCGCTGCTGATCTGCCGTCCGGCCGCCGAGCCGGTCGCGGGCCCGCGTCCGATCGTCTACCACGTCCACGGCGGGGGCATGGTCCTCGGCACCAACCGGGTCGGCGTGGACGTACCACTGGCCTGGGCCCGGGAGCTGGACGCGGTCGTGGTGTCCGTCGAGTACCGGCTGGCGCCCGAGCATCCGCACCCGGCGCCGGTCGAGGACGTGTACGCGGGTCTGGTGTGGACGGCGGACCACGCCGAGGAGATCACCGGGGACCCGGAGCGGATCGTCGTCGCCGGTGCCAGCGCGGGCGGCGGGCTGTCCGCGGCGCTGGCTCTGCTCACCCGTGACCGCAAGGGCCCGCAGCCGGTCGGGCAGCTCCTGATGTGCCCGATGCTCGACGACCGCAACGACACGCCGTCGTCGTACCAGATGGCGGGCCTCGGCATATGGGACCGCACGTCCAACGACACCGGCTGGACGGCCCTGCTCGGCGAGGCGCGCGGCGGCCCGGACGTGCCCGCCTACGCGGCACCGGCCCGGGCCGAGGACCTGACCGGGCTGCCGCCGGCCTTCCTGGACGTCGGTTCCGCGGAGACCTTCCGCGACGAGGTCGTCGCCTACGCCTCACGCCTCTGGCAGGCCGGCGGCGTGGCCGAGCTGCACGTATGGCCAGGCGGCTTCCACGGCTTCGACGGCTTCGCCCCACAGGCGGCCCTGTCCCAGGCAGCCCGGGCGGCACATCTGCAGTGGCTGCGACGACTGCTGGGGAACTGA
- a CDS encoding helix-turn-helix domain-containing protein, producing MKELAGRLTALDPDAGAAVRVIAYFDRLSESRAGLEALVRGAAVLAGVPARLVDADRRVQVRVEPDGTRHDSDLPPDPGWPCAALIPDGAPALWLERAEAEPSVVDAVILERAAGAVRRVLDRTRGRAPVDDPALVETVLDATAPEAARLHAARRLGLDPAGRARALAPYDGRPRIAPAHPETEPPLTGQRMGVGPAVPVLDLPRSWAAARTALRFTADGTAQDPGTRVVHADDLGGIALLADLVVPGAEPPPDVRAVEAAAASTPWLLATLTAVASTASLRAAATGINVHHSTLQDRLAHAEHLLGWPVRTPQGRLRLQLALAMRHLARS from the coding sequence ATGAAAGAGCTGGCCGGGCGTCTGACGGCGCTGGATCCGGATGCCGGTGCCGCCGTGCGGGTCATCGCCTACTTCGACCGGCTGTCCGAGTCGCGGGCGGGCCTGGAGGCGCTGGTGCGCGGGGCGGCCGTACTGGCCGGGGTGCCCGCGCGGCTCGTCGATGCCGACCGGCGGGTACAGGTGCGCGTGGAGCCGGACGGCACCCGGCACGACTCCGACCTCCCGCCGGACCCCGGCTGGCCGTGCGCGGCGCTGATTCCGGACGGTGCGCCGGCGCTGTGGCTGGAGCGCGCGGAGGCGGAGCCCAGTGTGGTCGACGCGGTGATCCTGGAGCGGGCGGCCGGTGCCGTCCGGCGGGTCCTCGACCGCACCCGGGGCCGGGCCCCCGTCGACGACCCCGCCCTCGTCGAAACCGTCCTCGACGCCACCGCCCCGGAGGCGGCCCGGCTGCACGCCGCACGCCGGCTGGGCCTGGACCCCGCGGGACGGGCCCGCGCCCTGGCGCCGTACGACGGCCGCCCCCGCATCGCACCGGCGCACCCGGAGACCGAGCCACCGCTCACCGGACAGCGCATGGGCGTCGGCCCCGCCGTCCCCGTGCTCGACCTGCCGCGCTCCTGGGCGGCGGCCCGCACCGCCCTGCGCTTCACGGCGGACGGCACCGCTCAAGACCCCGGCACCCGCGTCGTCCACGCCGACGACCTGGGCGGTATCGCGCTCCTCGCCGACCTGGTCGTCCCCGGTGCCGAACCCCCGCCCGACGTCCGCGCCGTAGAGGCGGCGGCAGCGTCGACGCCCTGGCTGCTGGCCACGCTGACCGCGGTCGCCTCGACGGCGAGCCTGCGCGCGGCGGCCACCGGGATCAACGTGCACCACTCGACGCTCCAGGACCGGCTGGCCCACGCCGAGCATCTGCTGGGCTGGCCGGTGCGCACTCCGCAGGGCCGGCTCAGGCTGCAACTGGCCCTGGCGATGCGGCACTTGGCGCGCTCATAA
- a CDS encoding PadR family transcriptional regulator encodes MALRNAVMAALLEGEASGYDLAKGFEASVANFWMATPQQLYRELERMENEGLVSARVVQQERRPNKRLFSLTEAGRDVLRAYVAEGPSKPTAIRDELMVRVQCVDIGDTGDIDAVRAAVVERMERSTAKLARYERMRERLLAGRSEDEYFADAERIGPFLTLMGGVAFERANLEWGRTALRRLEQRASPGVA; translated from the coding sequence ATGGCGTTGCGTAATGCGGTGATGGCCGCGCTGCTGGAGGGCGAGGCGTCCGGGTACGACCTCGCGAAGGGGTTCGAGGCCTCGGTGGCGAACTTCTGGATGGCCACGCCCCAGCAGCTCTACCGGGAGCTGGAGCGCATGGAGAACGAGGGGCTCGTCTCCGCCCGGGTCGTACAGCAGGAACGCCGGCCCAACAAGCGGCTCTTCTCGCTCACCGAAGCCGGTCGTGACGTCCTGCGCGCCTATGTCGCCGAAGGGCCCTCGAAACCGACGGCCATCCGGGACGAACTGATGGTCCGGGTCCAGTGCGTCGACATAGGCGACACCGGCGACATCGACGCCGTACGGGCCGCGGTCGTCGAGCGAATGGAGCGGTCCACTGCCAAGCTGGCCCGGTACGAGCGGATGCGGGAGCGGCTGCTGGCGGGACGCAGCGAGGACGAGTACTTCGCCGACGCCGAGCGCATCGGGCCCTTCCTCACGCTGATGGGCGGGGTGGCCTTCGAGCGGGCGAACCTGGAGTGGGGCCGGACGGCGCTGCGGCGACTTGAGCAGCGCGCGTCGCCGGGGGTGGCGTAA
- a CDS encoding MFS transporter encodes MTEPQTARPLTPPLAPSVFSPSAVVASCVGFVLIGALQALYGPSIPALREKFGLSPSAAGLALSAHFVGGVAGVLLFDRLYGRIGNRRLLGVSYLLMAVGAAGFALAQSWPVALAAALLAGLGFGGIDYGLNQLFAVGFGRRSTAMLNVLNAHFGVGAILGPALIGAVGAEHYPAVFLGFALANLPLLLCLRGVRDRVPPPASEVPESGAGVLRRSLGSVLAVFVALYVLHVGIEAGVGGWEPTHLETVGYGAGAAATATSVYWLMMTVGRFLVAPLALRFSAQAIITVSCAGMTVCLLLAAVPGLAPYAYAGVGLFIAPIFPTGLPWLHRAAPGARRAGAVVIAASMVGGVAAGPALGKAIEWSGIRAVPLLLCAVSAVCLAATLWLIRATRRR; translated from the coding sequence GTGACCGAACCACAGACCGCTCGGCCCCTTACCCCTCCCCTGGCTCCTTCCGTCTTCAGCCCGTCCGCGGTGGTCGCGTCCTGCGTGGGCTTCGTGCTCATCGGCGCGCTCCAGGCCCTCTACGGCCCCTCGATCCCGGCCCTCCGCGAAAAGTTCGGTCTGTCGCCCTCGGCCGCCGGGCTGGCGCTGAGCGCGCACTTCGTGGGCGGGGTGGCGGGTGTGCTGCTCTTCGACCGGCTGTACGGCCGGATCGGCAACCGGCGGCTGCTCGGCGTCTCCTATCTGCTGATGGCGGTCGGTGCGGCCGGGTTCGCGCTGGCGCAGAGCTGGCCCGTGGCCCTGGCCGCCGCGCTGCTCGCCGGGCTCGGGTTCGGCGGGATCGACTACGGCCTGAACCAGCTGTTCGCGGTCGGGTTCGGCCGCCGTTCCACCGCGATGCTGAATGTCCTCAACGCGCACTTCGGCGTGGGCGCGATCCTCGGCCCGGCGCTGATCGGTGCGGTGGGCGCGGAGCACTATCCCGCGGTGTTCCTCGGTTTCGCGCTGGCCAACCTGCCGTTGCTGCTGTGCTTGAGGGGCGTACGGGACCGGGTGCCGCCGCCTGCCAGTGAGGTGCCGGAGTCCGGTGCCGGGGTCCTCCGCCGCAGCCTCGGCTCGGTGCTCGCCGTGTTCGTCGCGCTGTATGTCCTGCACGTGGGCATCGAGGCCGGGGTGGGCGGCTGGGAGCCCACCCATCTGGAGACCGTGGGTTATGGCGCCGGGGCCGCGGCCACCGCCACGTCCGTATACTGGCTGATGATGACCGTCGGCCGCTTCCTGGTGGCGCCGCTCGCGCTGCGCTTCTCGGCGCAGGCCATCATCACCGTCTCCTGCGCGGGTATGACGGTCTGCCTGCTGCTGGCGGCCGTGCCGGGCCTCGCCCCGTACGCGTACGCCGGGGTCGGTCTGTTCATCGCGCCGATCTTTCCCACCGGGCTGCCGTGGCTGCACCGGGCGGCCCCGGGCGCCCGGCGGGCCGGTGCGGTCGTGATCGCCGCGTCGATGGTCGGCGGTGTCGCGGCCGGTCCGGCGCTCGGCAAGGCCATCGAGTGGTCCGGGATCCGCGCGGTCCCGCTGCTGCTCTGCGCCGTCTCGGCGGTATGCCTGGCCGCGACGCTCTGGCTCATCCGCGCGACCCGACGCCGCTGA
- a CDS encoding LacI family DNA-binding transcriptional regulator, which produces MTSSAVPKGRSRRNFAGARPVMDDVARLAGVSKQTVSRVLNDNPAVRPETREAVRAAMRTLGYRPSRSARSLASGRTRMLGVISFDAARYGPASILTAINTAAQEAGYLVSSIALDTADPDTVVEAVDRLSAEGAEGVIAIAPQAWVGRALVDARLDSPLVVLENDLGGGGTPLVTANSRIGARDATEHLLRLGHPTVFHIAGPTGWTSADLRVAGWQATLEAAGAEVHAPLTGDWSAESGYDLGQQLARRSDVTAVFASNDQMALGVLHALHEAGRAVPGDVSVVGYDDIPEAAHFLPPLTTVRTDFAEIGTRSLRLLLNRIDDPAEPPRVEPLVPVELVVRRSSGPYGRSS; this is translated from the coding sequence ATGACCAGTAGCGCCGTTCCGAAGGGGCGCAGTCGTCGGAACTTCGCCGGGGCGCGTCCTGTCATGGATGACGTGGCGCGGCTGGCCGGTGTCTCGAAGCAGACCGTGTCGCGGGTGCTCAACGACAACCCGGCGGTGCGCCCCGAGACCCGGGAGGCGGTGCGGGCCGCGATGCGTACGCTCGGCTACCGCCCGAGCCGCAGCGCCCGGTCCCTGGCCAGCGGCAGGACCCGCATGCTCGGCGTGATCTCCTTCGACGCGGCGCGCTACGGACCCGCCTCCATCCTCACCGCGATCAACACGGCGGCGCAGGAGGCCGGTTACCTGGTGAGCTCCATCGCCCTCGACACGGCCGACCCGGACACGGTGGTCGAGGCCGTGGACCGGCTGTCGGCCGAGGGCGCGGAGGGCGTGATCGCCATCGCCCCGCAGGCGTGGGTGGGCCGGGCGCTGGTGGACGCCCGTCTCGACAGTCCGCTGGTGGTCCTGGAGAACGACCTCGGGGGCGGCGGCACGCCCCTGGTCACCGCGAATTCCCGCATCGGCGCCCGTGACGCCACCGAGCACCTGCTGCGCCTCGGCCATCCGACCGTCTTCCACATCGCGGGCCCGACCGGATGGACCTCCGCCGATCTGCGCGTCGCCGGCTGGCAGGCGACTCTGGAGGCGGCCGGGGCCGAGGTGCACGCCCCGCTGACCGGCGACTGGAGCGCCGAGTCCGGATACGACCTGGGGCAACAGCTGGCCCGCCGCTCCGACGTCACCGCGGTCTTCGCGTCCAACGACCAGATGGCGCTCGGCGTCCTGCACGCCCTGCACGAGGCCGGGCGGGCAGTCCCCGGGGACGTCAGTGTCGTCGGCTACGACGACATCCCCGAGGCCGCCCACTTCCTCCCCCCGCTGACCACCGTCCGCACGGACTTCGCCGAGATCGGCACCCGGTCACTGCGGCTGCTGCTCAACCGCATCGACGACCCCGCCGAGCCACCCCGCGTCGAGCCGCTCGTCCCGGTCGAACTGGTCGTCCGCCGCAGCAGCGGTCCCTACGGCCGCTCCTCCTGA
- a CDS encoding beta-galactosidase translates to MFDLPRRVLFGAAYYHEYQPYERLKDDLDLMAEARFTVIRVGESVWSTWEPENGRFDLDWLQPVLDGAQERGISVVLGTPTYAVPPWLARQYPEIAGERRTGERIGWGARQEVDFTHPAFRFHAERIIRKVVGRYAGHPAVIGFQVDNEPGLELFHNHGVFQRFTDELRAQYGDVETLNRAWGLVYWSHRLSTWADLWTPDNNAQPQYDLAWRRFQARLTTEFIAWQADIVREYARPGQFVTTCISYDRKGVEDDKLTERLDVTAGNPYYTMQDALALPDLGRDDQGWTTNGTWALYRSADRMYSSRQEPYLVTETNAQAIGTPWNNRPAYDGQWRQAAWALVSRGASMIEYWHWHTLHFGTETYWGGILPHNGRPGRVYRELATLGEELETAGDLVSALTPDADVAFLYSSPSKWALQAQAPLALPDGGPDESSYQTIFDAFYRGAFDAGLQSRILHPGQLPDHDLPPVLVAPAFYAADDETLDRLKEYAANGGHLILGPRTAYADTEARARTEAQPGLLAEAAGVTYDEFSNLGAPLTVTGRSGLQLPPGAHALHWVDGLRPQGAEELAAYEHPHFGRWPAATTHRHGAGRITYVGTVPDPEFARALFQWAVPADEWRPAPPSVTATSATARDGRRVRFLHNWSWEEVSVPVPAAVRDVLSGVVHPEAVPLGPWDVKVLQEERP, encoded by the coding sequence ATGTTCGACCTGCCGCGACGGGTTCTGTTCGGTGCCGCCTACTACCACGAGTACCAGCCCTACGAACGCCTCAAGGACGACCTCGACCTGATGGCCGAGGCCCGCTTCACGGTGATCCGGGTCGGCGAGTCGGTGTGGTCGACCTGGGAGCCGGAGAACGGCCGCTTCGACCTCGACTGGCTGCAGCCGGTGCTGGACGGGGCACAGGAGCGGGGGATCTCCGTCGTTCTCGGAACGCCCACCTACGCGGTGCCGCCGTGGCTCGCCCGGCAGTACCCGGAGATCGCGGGCGAGCGCCGCACCGGTGAGCGCATCGGCTGGGGCGCCCGGCAGGAGGTCGACTTCACCCACCCGGCGTTCCGCTTCCACGCCGAGCGGATCATCCGCAAGGTCGTCGGCCGCTACGCCGGCCACCCGGCCGTGATCGGCTTCCAGGTAGACAACGAACCCGGCCTCGAACTCTTCCACAACCACGGCGTGTTCCAGCGCTTCACCGACGAACTACGGGCGCAATACGGAGACGTGGAGACCCTCAACCGCGCCTGGGGCCTGGTCTACTGGTCCCACCGGCTGTCCACGTGGGCCGACCTGTGGACCCCCGACAACAACGCACAGCCCCAGTACGACCTCGCCTGGCGCCGCTTCCAGGCCCGCCTCACCACCGAGTTCATCGCCTGGCAGGCGGACATCGTGCGCGAGTACGCCCGCCCCGGCCAGTTTGTCACCACCTGCATCTCCTACGACCGCAAGGGCGTCGAGGACGACAAACTCACCGAGCGCCTCGACGTCACGGCGGGCAACCCCTACTACACGATGCAGGACGCCCTCGCCCTGCCCGACCTGGGCCGCGACGACCAGGGCTGGACGACCAACGGCACCTGGGCCCTGTACCGCAGCGCCGACCGCATGTACTCCTCCCGCCAGGAGCCCTACCTGGTCACGGAGACCAACGCCCAGGCGATCGGCACCCCGTGGAACAACCGCCCGGCCTACGACGGCCAGTGGCGCCAGGCGGCCTGGGCGCTGGTCTCACGCGGCGCCTCGATGATCGAGTACTGGCACTGGCACACCCTGCACTTCGGCACCGAGACCTACTGGGGCGGCATCCTCCCGCACAACGGCCGCCCCGGCCGCGTCTACCGTGAACTGGCCACTCTGGGAGAGGAGTTGGAGACAGCAGGTGACCTGGTGTCAGCCCTGACTCCCGACGCCGACGTGGCCTTCCTCTACTCCTCGCCGAGCAAGTGGGCCCTCCAGGCTCAGGCGCCGCTCGCCCTGCCTGACGGAGGCCCCGACGAAAGCTCGTACCAGACCATCTTCGACGCCTTCTACCGTGGCGCCTTCGACGCGGGCCTCCAGTCCCGCATCCTCCACCCCGGCCAGCTGCCCGACCACGACCTGCCCCCCGTCCTGGTCGCCCCCGCCTTCTACGCCGCCGACGACGAGACCCTCGACCGGCTCAAGGAGTACGCGGCCAACGGCGGCCACCTGATCCTGGGCCCTCGCACCGCCTACGCCGACACCGAGGCCAGGGCTCGCACCGAGGCACAGCCTGGACTGCTCGCCGAGGCGGCCGGAGTGACGTACGACGAATTCAGCAACCTCGGAGCGCCGCTCACCGTGACCGGCCGCTCCGGCCTCCAACTCCCGCCCGGCGCCCACGCGTTGCACTGGGTGGATGGTCTGCGGCCGCAGGGCGCCGAGGAGCTGGCGGCGTACGAGCACCCGCACTTCGGGCGCTGGCCCGCGGCCACCACGCACCGGCATGGAGCCGGCCGGATCACCTATGTCGGCACGGTCCCCGACCCCGAGTTCGCCCGGGCCCTGTTCCAGTGGGCCGTCCCGGCGGACGAGTGGCGCCCGGCCCCGCCGAGCGTCACCGCGACCTCCGCCACCGCCCGGGACGGCCGGCGGGTCCGCTTCCTGCACAACTGGTCGTGGGAGGAGGTGTCTGTTCCGGTGCCCGCGGCCGTACGGGATGTGCTGTCGGGCGTGGTGCATCCGGAGGCGGTGCCGCTGGGGCCCTGGGACGTGAAGGTGCTTCAGGAGGAGCGGCCGTAG
- a CDS encoding carbohydrate ABC transporter permease encodes MNTPTRTGRILLYPTLVLLLLAFLAPLLWALSGSFKPRGDIFAHPPELIPDPFTLHNYRALIDDQPFVRWFVISTVVAVIATAVSVFVCALAGYGFAKFRFAGRRPLFAVMFSSLSIPFAVILVPLFVILVKTGLGSPWFALIVPWVAPAFGIFMMQQYIVQSVPDSVLEAARIDGASEFGIFRRVVLPLLRPALGALAVWTFLQSYNSFLWPLVLVSDSSQYTLPLGLQTLFVSEQRQYDLVLAGAVLAVLPAVALFVLLRKQLLEGLSTGAVKG; translated from the coding sequence ATGAACACCCCCACACGGACCGGCCGAATCCTGCTGTACCCGACGCTCGTCCTGCTGCTCCTGGCCTTCCTGGCACCGCTGTTGTGGGCGCTGAGCGGCTCGTTCAAACCACGCGGCGACATCTTCGCCCACCCGCCCGAGCTGATCCCCGACCCGTTCACGCTCCACAACTACCGTGCCCTGATCGACGATCAGCCCTTCGTACGCTGGTTCGTGATCAGCACCGTGGTCGCGGTCATCGCGACGGCTGTGTCGGTGTTCGTGTGCGCCCTGGCCGGCTATGGCTTCGCCAAGTTCCGCTTCGCGGGCAGACGGCCGCTGTTCGCCGTCATGTTCAGCTCGCTGTCCATCCCGTTCGCGGTGATCCTGGTGCCGCTGTTCGTGATCCTGGTCAAGACCGGCCTGGGCAGCCCGTGGTTCGCGCTGATCGTGCCCTGGGTGGCGCCCGCGTTCGGGATCTTCATGATGCAGCAGTACATCGTGCAGTCCGTCCCGGACTCGGTGCTCGAAGCGGCCCGTATCGACGGCGCGAGCGAGTTCGGCATCTTCCGCCGCGTCGTGCTGCCCCTGCTGCGGCCCGCGCTCGGTGCGCTGGCGGTGTGGACGTTCCTGCAGAGCTACAACAGCTTCCTGTGGCCACTGGTCCTGGTGTCCGACAGTTCCCAGTACACCCTGCCGCTGGGCCTGCAGACCCTGTTCGTCTCCGAGCAGCGCCAGTACGACCTGGTCCTCGCCGGAGCCGTGCTCGCCGTCCTGCCCGCCGTCGCCCTCTTCGTCCTGCTCCGCAAACAGCTCCTCGAAGGCCTGTCCACCGGCGCCGTCAAGGGCTGA
- a CDS encoding carbohydrate ABC transporter permease — protein sequence MTTTVAGRAHTARERVDTARSSPRKRSWAPYLFISPFYLLYVLFMLIPVAVSLWLSLTEWVGLGTPHWVGLRNYRNLATDISFHRALGNTGVFVLISVCVVVPLALLIAQALNTRGLRVRDLWRTAYFVPVVVSPIIVALVFGLIFDRQFGLLNSVLRALFGTGGVDWLGDPGMAKISIGLVMLWRWTGYLTVFFLAGLQAVPKELYEAAAIDGAGRLRTFATVTLPALKPVTAFVVVTSFIGAAQIFEEPYLLTGGGPAESTLSVTMFIYRAAFQRQQFGYAAAAAVVLFVVVFGLSTLFNRLLGIGRATS from the coding sequence ATGACCACCACCGTCGCCGGCCGGGCGCACACCGCACGTGAGCGCGTCGACACGGCCCGCTCGTCTCCCCGGAAGCGTTCCTGGGCGCCCTACCTCTTCATCTCGCCCTTCTACCTGCTCTACGTCCTTTTCATGCTGATCCCCGTCGCCGTCTCCCTGTGGCTCAGCCTCACCGAATGGGTCGGCCTGGGCACCCCGCACTGGGTGGGCCTGCGCAACTACAGGAACCTCGCCACCGACATCAGCTTCCACCGGGCCCTCGGCAACACGGGCGTCTTCGTGCTGATCTCGGTCTGCGTGGTCGTACCGCTTGCGCTGCTGATCGCCCAGGCCCTCAACACGCGGGGGCTGCGCGTCCGCGATCTGTGGCGGACGGCGTACTTCGTGCCGGTCGTCGTCTCGCCGATCATCGTCGCGCTCGTCTTCGGGCTGATCTTCGACCGGCAGTTCGGACTGCTGAACTCCGTGCTCCGTGCCCTGTTCGGCACCGGCGGCGTCGACTGGCTCGGCGACCCGGGCATGGCCAAGATCAGTATCGGCCTGGTCATGCTGTGGCGCTGGACCGGCTACCTCACCGTCTTCTTCCTCGCCGGACTCCAAGCAGTACCGAAGGAGTTGTACGAGGCCGCCGCGATCGACGGCGCCGGACGGCTGCGCACCTTCGCGACGGTCACCCTCCCGGCGCTGAAGCCGGTGACCGCGTTCGTCGTGGTCACCTCCTTCATCGGCGCCGCGCAGATCTTCGAGGAGCCGTATCTCCTCACCGGCGGCGGACCGGCCGAGTCCACCCTCTCGGTGACGATGTTCATCTACCGGGCCGCCTTCCAGCGACAGCAGTTCGGGTACGCGGCCGCCGCGGCTGTGGTGCTGTTCGTCGTGGTCTTCGGCCTGAGCACGCTCTTCAACCGTCTCCTCGGCATCGGGAGGGCGACCTCATGA